From the Butyrivibrio fibrisolvens genome, one window contains:
- a CDS encoding tetratricopeptide repeat protein gives MRGRDKALIAMALTMVMMLSGCSSSQTDNLLDSGIKYIQDHEYQKAKETLEKALSQGASEHDCCRALGICSLEQGDYDSAIEYFKTALSSGNGIIHDVDFDTNFYLAKAYYLNDDYSDAISVYNAILNLRKNDKNAIYMRGVCYLEQGDHDLAMTDFQTVMKLDPKGYDRIIEIYQLLADNGYEDEGIEILEGVRDQNHMTNYELGQIAFYLGNNAQAQNYLELARNEKNEMDKSPIILLLGQTGEKQGDYNYAISVYKSYLEENGEHAEIYNRLGLCEMQMAVSYNDISYYSMAINDFEAGLALNDPNENKALLRNEITAYEYTGDFETANSLMSTYLSLYPDDEEAQREAVFIATRI, from the coding sequence ATGAGGGGACGAGATAAAGCGCTTATTGCTATGGCTCTTACAATGGTGATGATGCTAAGTGGATGCTCATCATCACAAACAGATAATCTTCTTGATTCCGGAATCAAATATATTCAGGATCATGAGTATCAGAAAGCTAAAGAGACGCTTGAAAAGGCTCTTTCACAGGGCGCAAGCGAGCATGACTGCTGTAGGGCTCTTGGCATATGCTCTTTGGAGCAGGGCGATTATGATAGTGCTATAGAGTACTTCAAAACAGCTCTATCCTCAGGCAATGGCATAATTCATGATGTAGACTTTGATACCAACTTCTATCTTGCCAAGGCATATTATCTTAATGATGATTACAGTGATGCTATTAGTGTATATAATGCGATACTGAATCTTCGAAAGAATGATAAGAATGCTATATACATGCGAGGCGTCTGCTATCTGGAACAGGGAGATCATGATCTTGCAATGACGGACTTCCAGACTGTTATGAAGCTGGATCCTAAGGGATATGACAGGATCATAGAGATCTATCAGCTCCTTGCAGACAACGGGTATGAAGATGAGGGCATAGAAATCCTTGAAGGCGTAAGGGATCAGAACCATATGACCAACTATGAACTGGGACAGATAGCTTTCTATCTTGGCAATAACGCTCAGGCTCAGAACTATCTGGAGCTTGCCAGGAATGAAAAGAATGAGATGGACAAATCACCTATCATCCTGCTCCTTGGCCAGACCGGTGAGAAACAAGGTGATTATAACTATGCAATAAGTGTATATAAATCATACCTTGAGGAAAATGGCGAGCATGCTGAGATATACAACAGGTTGGGACTGTGTGAGATGCAGATGGCTGTATCTTACAATGATATAAGTTATTACAGCATGGCTATTAATGATTTTGAAGCAGGTCTTGCACTTAATGATCCCAATGAGAACAAGGCGCTTCTTCGAAATGAGATAACAGCATATGAGTATACCGGAGATTTTGAAACAGCCAATTCTCTTATGAGTACCTATCTGTCATTGTATCCGGATGATGAAGAAGCTCAAAGAGAAGCTGTATTTATAGCAACAAGGATATAG
- a CDS encoding RidA family protein, with product MKKVSTDKAPAAIGPYSQGIIAGDFLYASGQIPINPATGEIEGADIEEQTDLVCRNIGEILKAAGTDYEHVVKTTCFLADMGDFAKFNGVYEKYFTGKPARSCVAVKQLPKNVLCEVEIIAYLK from the coding sequence ATGAAAAAAGTATCTACAGACAAGGCTCCGGCAGCTATCGGACCATATTCACAGGGTATAATCGCGGGAGATTTCCTTTATGCATCAGGTCAGATTCCGATCAATCCTGCAACAGGTGAGATTGAAGGAGCTGATATCGAAGAGCAGACTGATCTTGTATGCCGCAATATCGGAGAGATATTAAAGGCAGCAGGAACAGATTATGAGCATGTAGTTAAGACAACATGCTTCCTTGCAGATATGGGCGACTTTGCCAAGTTCAACGGAGTATATGAGAAATACTTTACAGGTAAGCCTGCAAGAAGCTGTGTTGCTGTCAAGCAGCTTCCTAAGAATGTACTGTGCGAAGTTGAGATAATTGCTTATCTTAAATAA
- a CDS encoding tetratricopeptide repeat protein, with the protein MICYRCGSTLTESEFCPECGENVALYKKVISLSNVYYNDGLQKATVRNLSGAINSLQHSIKLNKNNIEARNLLGLVYYEVGEVVPALCEWVISKNLQTSDNHADDYMEELRNNPTHLDVVNQSVRKYNVALRYCEEGSLDVAVIQLKKILQSNPNFLAAHQLLGLLYLNNGSYSKAKKELTRALRIDNGSTKTRFYLQEAEKMLSPDDDDDKTVKERSETGDVIEYRSGNDTIIQPVHSMQPKGTVSLISVFIGIVLGLLAAIFLVLPAKIQDINDEASARIAAISEEGDLKSSLLQENQNTVNDLNDQIADLQATIESYSENDVTVEAMNELMAAVDVYIQTPNDTKSIAQHMDLVNMDKISESASEEFSTLYGTMMELVGPTLSDYYYKLGYKAYTSQDYDSAITDLAKSYGYDNTNEPALYFLGSAYYENGDYDKAKKAYNEVMSLFPDTKYANNAETKIAEINNLEE; encoded by the coding sequence ATGATTTGCTACAGATGCGGAAGTACTCTAACTGAGAGCGAGTTCTGCCCGGAATGTGGTGAAAATGTAGCCTTGTACAAAAAGGTTATAAGCCTTTCCAATGTATATTATAATGACGGCCTTCAGAAGGCTACAGTCAGAAATCTTTCCGGTGCTATTAACTCTCTTCAGCACAGTATAAAACTTAATAAAAATAATATCGAGGCCAGAAACCTTCTGGGCCTTGTCTATTATGAAGTTGGCGAAGTCGTTCCGGCTCTGTGTGAATGGGTCATAAGTAAGAACCTTCAGACATCAGACAATCATGCAGATGACTATATGGAAGAGCTTCGCAACAATCCTACTCATCTGGATGTTGTAAACCAGTCTGTAAGAAAATATAATGTAGCACTCAGATACTGCGAAGAAGGAAGCCTTGATGTTGCAGTTATCCAGCTCAAAAAAATACTGCAGTCCAATCCTAATTTTCTTGCAGCTCATCAGCTCCTTGGACTTTTGTATCTTAACAACGGTTCATATTCCAAGGCCAAAAAAGAGCTTACAAGAGCTCTTCGAATAGATAACGGAAGCACCAAGACCAGGTTTTATCTTCAGGAAGCGGAGAAGATGTTGTCTCCTGATGATGACGATGATAAGACTGTCAAGGAGAGATCCGAAACAGGTGATGTTATCGAGTATAGAAGCGGTAATGATACTATCATCCAGCCTGTACATAGTATGCAGCCCAAAGGAACAGTATCTCTTATAAGTGTGTTTATAGGTATAGTACTGGGACTTCTTGCAGCAATATTCCTCGTACTTCCTGCCAAGATACAGGATATCAATGATGAGGCAAGCGCAAGGATTGCTGCTATAAGCGAAGAAGGTGACCTTAAGTCATCGCTTCTTCAGGAGAATCAGAATACTGTAAATGATCTGAATGACCAGATAGCAGACCTTCAGGCGACAATAGAGTCTTATTCAGAGAACGATGTTACAGTTGAAGCTATGAATGAGCTGATGGCAGCAGTTGATGTATACATTCAGACGCCAAATGATACAAAGAGTATAGCTCAACATATGGATCTTGTTAATATGGACAAGATAAGTGAATCAGCATCTGAAGAGTTTTCTACTTTGTATGGCACTATGATGGAGCTGGTAGGACCTACACTTAGCGATTATTATTATAAGCTTGGTTATAAAGCATATACTTCACAGGACTATGACAGCGCGATAACAGATCTTGCCAAATCTTACGGCTATGACAATACCAATGAGCCTGCTCTGTACTTCCTTGGAAGTGCATATTATGAAAACGGCGATTATGACAAGGCCAAGAAAGCATATAATGAAGTCATGTCACTGTTCCCGGATACCAAGTATGCTAATAATGCAGAGACCAAGATTGCAGAGATCAATAATTTAGAAGAGTGA
- a CDS encoding bifunctional folylpolyglutamate synthase/dihydrofolate synthase produces the protein MSQHIISKQAMEYMTYNTNDLKQNIINIKNIQKQNKLTLAACEEFLNSLPYCTVKHTISENKAFLEYMKSPDKDMKIIHVAGTNGKGSVCNYVSSILLHSGYHIGMFTSPHLVDITERFKIDGSDISEDVFRDAFCKILDIIERYNKQKDHTYSINKTDKIDEDDAGFFFPSYFEYLFFMSMIVYTDHPVDYLVLETGLGGLLDVTNTIDKPVVCVITEIGMDHMQYLGDTYEKIAAHKAGIIKPDVPVIFFDKRPESTQVIRETAMQKGARTHMISEESIKNVKLCRDDEGNKYVDFCYDSEYYNYVGLCLHTSAIYQTQNSALAISCIEELKNTGALVSYDDIRMGLSGAMWPCRMEEIRPGFIVDGAHNTDGMEAFLASTRDIDTKGRKILLFGAVSDKQYKLMASMIGDSRIFDIIAVTCLKTSRSLDMDRLTDAFKGYDNVSFYDSVSEATAYIDSIRTQDDLIFAAGSLYLAGQLRETYD, from the coding sequence ATGAGTCAGCACATCATATCAAAGCAGGCAATGGAATATATGACTTACAATACAAATGATCTCAAACAGAATATTATTAATATAAAAAACATACAAAAACAAAACAAACTGACTCTTGCAGCGTGTGAGGAGTTTCTAAATAGCCTGCCTTACTGCACAGTCAAGCATACTATTTCTGAAAACAAAGCTTTTCTTGAATATATGAAAAGCCCTGACAAGGATATGAAGATCATCCATGTTGCAGGAACCAACGGCAAGGGCTCCGTATGCAATTATGTATCATCGATACTGCTGCATAGTGGCTATCATATAGGAATGTTCACTTCTCCTCATCTTGTAGATATTACGGAGAGGTTCAAAATAGATGGATCAGATATATCCGAAGATGTATTTAGAGATGCTTTTTGCAAAATCCTTGACATTATAGAGAGATACAATAAGCAAAAAGATCACACGTATTCAATAAATAAGACAGATAAAATAGATGAAGACGATGCTGGTTTCTTTTTTCCATCATACTTTGAATATCTTTTCTTTATGTCGATGATAGTATATACGGATCATCCGGTAGATTATCTGGTACTTGAAACAGGCCTTGGCGGGCTTTTGGATGTTACAAATACTATAGATAAGCCTGTAGTATGTGTGATTACTGAGATCGGCATGGATCATATGCAGTATCTTGGAGATACTTATGAGAAGATAGCAGCTCACAAGGCAGGGATTATCAAACCGGACGTACCGGTTATCTTTTTTGACAAAAGACCTGAGAGCACACAAGTAATCCGTGAAACTGCCATGCAAAAAGGTGCCAGAACCCATATGATTTCAGAAGAAAGCATAAAAAACGTCAAGCTTTGCAGGGATGATGAGGGCAATAAGTACGTTGATTTTTGCTATGATTCTGAGTATTATAATTATGTTGGATTATGCCTTCATACAAGTGCAATATATCAGACTCAGAACAGTGCACTTGCCATAAGTTGTATCGAAGAACTCAAGAATACAGGGGCTTTGGTATCTTATGATGATATAAGGATGGGATTATCTGGTGCTATGTGGCCATGCCGCATGGAAGAGATAAGACCGGGATTTATAGTAGATGGAGCGCATAATACAGATGGAATGGAAGCTTTTCTTGCAAGTACAAGGGATATAGACACGAAAGGTCGCAAGATTCTACTGTTTGGAGCTGTTTCAGACAAACAGTACAAGCTGATGGCTTCCATGATCGGTGATAGCAGGATATTTGACATTATCGCGGTGACTTGCCTTAAGACTTCAAGATCTTTGGACATGGACAGACTTACAGATGCATTTAAAGGTTATGACAATGTATCATTTTATGATAGCGTATCAGAAGCTACCGCATATATAGATTCAATTAGAACACAAGACGATTTGATCTTTGCGGCCGGTTCATTATATTTGGCCGGTCAGCTCAGGGAGACATATGATTAA
- a CDS encoding valine--tRNA ligase, which translates to MKKELAKNYDPQGIENRLYSKWEEKKYFHAEVDETKKPFTIVIPPPNITGQLHMGHALDNTMQDILIRYKRMEGYNALWQPGTDHASIATEVKVINELKKQGITKADLGREGFLEKCWDWRKEYGGRIVKQLKKLGSSCDWDRERFTMDEGCNKAVTEVFVKMHEKGYIYKGKRMVNWCPICKTSISDAEVEYKEQASHFWHIKYPLIEDDGTVSTTKFLEFATTRPETMLGDTAVAVNPEDPRYKDYIGKNVMLPIINRPIPVVGDEHADMEFGTGVVKITPGHDPNDFEVGKRHNLEVINILNDDATINEKGGKFEGMDRYEARKLIVEELDNMGLLVSIEDMTHNVGTHDRCGETVEPMVKDQWFVKMDELIKPAVKAIEDGEIQLIPKSMEKTYYNWTNNIKDWCISRQLWWGHRIPAWYCDECGEIVVAKEAPTVCPKCGCKHLTQDPDTLDTWFSSALWPFETLGWPEITEDLKYFYPTDVLVTGYDIIFFWVIRMIFSGFEQMGEKPFKTVLFHGLVRDSQGRKMSKSLGNGIDPLEIIDQYGADALRLTLITGNAPGNDMRFYIERVENSRNFANKVWNASRFIMMNMGDDEESAINKPAPEGLEPVDHWILSKFNNTVKEVTDNMDKFEMGIAVQKVYDFIWEEFCDWYIEMVKPRLYNSDNKVSRDAAMWTLQTVLIGGLKLLHPFMPFITEEIFCTIQDEEESIMISSWPVYKDEWNFADDEKSIETIKEAVRGIRNVRTQMNVAPSRKAKVFVVSDSDEMLDIFRTGKLFFESLAYANESVCQKDKEGIADDAVSVVIPGCNIYIPFAELVDIKAEIERLNKEKGKLEGELKRSQAMLSNEKFLSKAPEAKIAEEKEKQAKYKQQYDQIVERLAQLEK; encoded by the coding sequence ATGAAAAAAGAACTGGCAAAGAATTATGATCCTCAGGGTATTGAGAATCGTCTTTACAGCAAGTGGGAAGAAAAAAAGTATTTCCATGCAGAAGTTGATGAAACTAAGAAACCATTCACTATTGTGATCCCGCCCCCAAATATCACAGGACAGCTCCATATGGGACATGCCCTTGATAACACAATGCAGGATATTCTCATTAGATATAAGAGAATGGAAGGATATAATGCACTCTGGCAGCCAGGAACAGACCATGCTTCCATAGCAACAGAGGTTAAGGTTATAAATGAGCTCAAGAAGCAGGGCATCACCAAGGCTGATCTTGGTCGTGAAGGCTTCCTTGAGAAGTGCTGGGACTGGAGAAAAGAGTACGGCGGACGTATCGTTAAGCAGCTCAAAAAACTCGGTTCTTCATGTGACTGGGACAGAGAACGTTTTACAATGGATGAAGGCTGTAACAAGGCCGTTACCGAAGTATTCGTTAAGATGCATGAAAAAGGATATATTTACAAGGGCAAGAGAATGGTTAACTGGTGCCCTATATGTAAGACCTCTATCTCAGATGCAGAAGTAGAATACAAAGAGCAGGCAAGCCATTTCTGGCACATCAAGTATCCTCTTATCGAGGACGATGGAACTGTTTCTACAACTAAGTTCCTGGAGTTTGCAACAACACGTCCTGAGACTATGCTTGGTGATACAGCAGTAGCTGTAAACCCTGAAGATCCAAGATACAAGGATTATATCGGCAAGAATGTAATGCTTCCTATAATCAACCGTCCTATTCCTGTAGTTGGCGATGAACACGCTGATATGGAATTCGGTACAGGTGTTGTTAAGATCACTCCCGGTCATGACCCTAACGACTTTGAAGTTGGTAAGCGTCATAACCTTGAAGTTATCAACATACTCAACGACGATGCTACTATCAATGAAAAGGGTGGCAAGTTCGAAGGTATGGACCGCTACGAAGCAAGAAAGCTTATCGTAGAAGAGCTTGATAATATGGGACTTTTAGTATCCATAGAAGATATGACTCACAACGTAGGAACTCACGACAGATGCGGTGAGACAGTTGAGCCTATGGTTAAAGATCAGTGGTTCGTTAAGATGGACGAGCTCATCAAGCCTGCAGTTAAGGCTATTGAAGATGGCGAGATCCAGCTTATTCCTAAGTCTATGGAAAAGACATATTATAACTGGACCAATAACATCAAAGACTGGTGTATATCACGTCAGCTCTGGTGGGGACACAGAATCCCTGCATGGTACTGTGATGAGTGCGGTGAGATCGTTGTTGCCAAAGAGGCACCTACAGTATGTCCTAAGTGCGGATGCAAGCATCTGACACAGGATCCTGATACACTTGATACATGGTTCTCATCAGCCCTTTGGCCTTTTGAGACACTTGGATGGCCTGAGATCACAGAGGATCTTAAGTATTTCTATCCTACAGATGTTCTTGTAACAGGATACGATATCATCTTCTTCTGGGTTATCAGAATGATATTCTCAGGATTTGAACAGATGGGAGAGAAACCTTTCAAGACAGTTCTGTTCCATGGTCTTGTAAGAGACTCTCAGGGTCGTAAGATGAGTAAGTCACTTGGTAACGGTATCGATCCTCTTGAGATCATCGATCAGTACGGCGCTGATGCACTTCGTCTTACACTTATTACAGGTAATGCACCTGGTAACGATATGCGTTTCTACATCGAGCGTGTTGAGAACAGCCGTAACTTTGCCAATAAGGTATGGAATGCTTCACGTTTCATCATGATGAATATGGGTGATGATGAAGAGAGTGCTATCAATAAGCCTGCACCAGAGGGACTTGAACCTGTTGACCACTGGATACTGTCCAAGTTCAATAACACTGTAAAAGAAGTTACAGACAACATGGACAAGTTTGAGATGGGTATCGCTGTTCAGAAGGTTTATGACTTTATCTGGGAAGAGTTCTGTGACTGGTACATCGAGATGGTTAAGCCTAGACTCTACAACTCAGACAATAAGGTATCAAGAGATGCTGCTATGTGGACACTTCAGACTGTTCTTATAGGCGGTCTCAAGCTCCTTCATCCGTTCATGCCTTTCATTACAGAGGAGATCTTCTGCACTATTCAGGACGAAGAGGAGTCTATCATGATCTCTTCATGGCCTGTATACAAGGATGAATGGAACTTCGCTGATGATGAGAAGAGTATTGAGACTATCAAGGAAGCTGTTCGCGGTATCCGTAACGTTAGAACTCAGATGAATGTTGCACCAAGCCGTAAAGCTAAGGTATTCGTAGTATCTGATAGCGATGAGATGCTTGATATCTTCAGAACAGGTAAGCTTTTCTTTGAGTCTCTTGCATATGCTAACGAATCAGTATGCCAGAAGGACAAGGAAGGAATTGCAGATGATGCAGTTTCTGTAGTTATCCCCGGATGCAATATCTACATTCCTTTCGCAGAACTCGTAGATATAAAGGCGGAGATAGAGCGTCTTAATAAGGAGAAGGGCAAGCTTGAAGGTGAGCTTAAGAGATCACAGGCTATGCTCTCTAACGAGAAGTTCCTTTCTAAGGCTCCTGAAGCTAAGATTGCTGAGGAAAAAGAAAAGCAGGCAAAATATAAACAGCAGTATGATCAGATTGTTGAAAGACTTGCTCAGCTTGAGAAATAA
- a CDS encoding ATP-dependent DNA helicase, whose amino-acid sequence MQIRISVRGLVEFILRQGDIDNRIHTSAENAMLEGGRIHRKIQKQQGSSYHAEYPLSYNIHSSKYDLIIEGRADGIIEEDPVIIDEIKGTYKNLDHMDEPVPVHLSQAKVYAAIYLIQNSLEQIGVRMTYCSLETEEIKKFDYTYSASQIVSWFEDVVSKYRVFADFKAEWNSICTNSIKNCPFPFPYRKGQKELAAGVYRTIVHGKKLFLEAPTGTGKTLTTVFPAIAAIGQGKAEKLFYMTAKTLTAAAASDTFQLLRRTGKLRFKTVTITAKDKICLSKECDCNPEKCPYAKGHYDRVNEAMLDMMRSEDNYSRDTILYYARKHMVCPFELSLDISLFADGIICDYNYVFDPFVYLKRYFAENNSGEYIFLIDEAHNLVDRGRSMYSADLMLSPLADLKEMLSGAYVPFKSHMTALYNQIMSMANSSDRPMMLETIEPLVEMIDRLSSSMSSYLDDNSEGPFHDEIVNYYFELSRFLTIYDKLDDHYRIYQEWDDKEGFRIRLLCVDPSLNLGACMSRAVSTILFSATFLPIQYYKELLGGDDEDFEMYSSSSFDPDKRCIIIAKDVTSRYAMRGPEQYEKISEYIHRIVQKRRGNYMVFFPSHAFLEEVYDVYLSKYAEIDGAQVLAQGSNMSEEEREMFLDMFSEGNNVNLSDLINMEVDIEDDRIVIGFCVTGGIFSESIDLRKDSLIGSIIVGCGIPLVCNEREVLRHFFDENGRDGYDFAYRYPGMNKVLQAAGRVIRTEEDTGVVALLDNRFLQSSYRSLFPREWNDVETVTTQTVNNAISEFWARLSQTQD is encoded by the coding sequence ATGCAGATCAGAATCTCTGTCAGAGGCCTTGTCGAGTTCATATTACGACAGGGTGATATAGACAATCGAATACATACATCAGCTGAAAATGCCATGCTTGAAGGCGGCAGGATCCATCGTAAGATTCAGAAACAGCAGGGATCCAGTTACCATGCTGAGTATCCTCTTTCTTATAATATACATTCGTCCAAGTATGACCTTATCATCGAAGGACGTGCAGACGGAATCATAGAAGAAGATCCTGTTATCATAGATGAGATAAAAGGAACATACAAAAATCTTGATCACATGGATGAACCTGTGCCTGTACACCTATCGCAGGCTAAGGTTTATGCGGCCATATATCTGATTCAGAATTCGCTGGAACAGATTGGGGTCAGGATGACCTATTGCAGTCTTGAGACAGAAGAGATCAAAAAATTTGACTATACCTATTCTGCTTCACAGATCGTGAGCTGGTTTGAAGACGTTGTCAGTAAGTATAGAGTATTTGCTGATTTCAAAGCAGAATGGAACAGTATATGTACAAACTCAATTAAGAATTGCCCATTTCCTTTTCCTTATAGGAAAGGCCAGAAGGAACTTGCTGCAGGAGTATACAGGACGATAGTTCATGGCAAAAAGCTCTTTCTTGAAGCTCCTACAGGTACAGGTAAGACTCTTACGACTGTTTTTCCTGCAATAGCAGCTATAGGGCAGGGCAAGGCAGAGAAACTTTTCTATATGACAGCCAAAACTCTTACAGCAGCTGCGGCATCAGATACTTTCCAGCTTCTTAGAAGAACCGGCAAACTTAGGTTTAAAACAGTAACCATAACAGCTAAGGACAAGATATGTCTTTCTAAAGAATGTGACTGCAATCCTGAGAAATGTCCATATGCCAAGGGACATTATGACAGGGTTAATGAAGCTATGCTGGATATGATGAGGAGCGAAGACAATTACAGCAGAGATACTATTTTGTATTATGCAAGGAAGCATATGGTATGTCCCTTCGAGCTGTCACTTGATATAAGCCTTTTTGCTGATGGGATAATCTGTGATTATAATTATGTTTTTGATCCTTTTGTGTATCTTAAAAGATACTTTGCTGAGAACAATTCAGGAGAATATATATTCCTCATAGATGAGGCTCACAACCTTGTAGACAGAGGCAGGAGTATGTATAGCGCAGACCTTATGCTATCCCCTTTGGCTGATCTTAAAGAGATGCTTTCGGGAGCCTATGTACCTTTTAAATCTCATATGACAGCCCTTTATAACCAGATTATGTCTATGGCGAATTCTTCTGACAGACCTATGATGCTAGAGACTATAGAACCTCTTGTGGAGATGATAGACAGACTTTCTTCGTCTATGTCATCATATCTTGATGATAATTCGGAAGGTCCTTTCCATGATGAGATAGTTAATTATTATTTTGAGCTTTCAAGATTTCTTACAATCTATGATAAGCTTGATGACCATTACAGGATATATCAGGAATGGGATGATAAAGAAGGTTTCAGGATAAGACTTTTGTGCGTGGATCCGTCACTAAATCTGGGTGCATGTATGTCAAGAGCCGTATCTACGATACTGTTTTCGGCTACATTTCTTCCCATACAGTATTACAAAGAGCTTCTGGGCGGAGATGATGAAGACTTCGAGATGTATTCAAGTTCAAGCTTTGATCCTGACAAAAGATGTATCATAATAGCCAAGGATGTCACAAGCCGCTATGCTATGAGAGGGCCGGAGCAGTATGAGAAGATATCTGAATATATTCATAGGATCGTACAAAAAAGACGTGGCAACTATATGGTATTTTTCCCATCTCATGCATTTCTTGAAGAGGTATATGATGTATATCTATCCAAATATGCAGAAATTGATGGAGCGCAGGTCCTTGCTCAGGGGAGCAATATGTCAGAAGAAGAGCGTGAGATGTTCCTTGATATGTTCTCTGAGGGCAATAATGTGAATCTAAGTGACCTTATCAATATGGAAGTAGATATTGAGGATGACAGGATCGTTATAGGATTCTGTGTTACGGGAGGAATATTTTCTGAGAGTATAGATTTAAGGAAAGATTCACTGATAGGGTCCATAATTGTGGGATGTGGTATCCCTCTTGTCTGCAATGAAAGGGAAGTTTTAAGACATTTCTTTGATGAAAACGGAAGAGATGGATATGACTTTGCTTACAGGTATCCTGGCATGAACAAGGTGCTTCAGGCAGCGGGACGCGTCATCAGGACAGAAGAAGATACAGGTGTAGTAGCACTTCTTGATAACAGATTCCTTCAAAGTAGCTATAGATCGCTATTTCCAAGAGAATGGAATGATGTTGAAACGGTTACGACTCAGACGGTCAATAATGCGATAAGTGAGTTTTGGGCGCGGTTAAGCCAAACTCAGGACTAG
- a CDS encoding HPr family phosphocarrier protein, whose product MVKERIQHVIKLSPSQVKDFVRAAEKCDFDIDISYGHVVVDAKSILGILGLDLTRKLTVSFFGQNEDFESYLAGVAV is encoded by the coding sequence ATGGTAAAAGAGAGAATACAGCACGTTATAAAGTTATCACCTTCACAGGTCAAGGATTTTGTAAGAGCTGCAGAGAAGTGCGATTTTGATATTGATATTTCTTACGGTCATGTTGTAGTAGATGCCAAATCTATCCTTGGTATCCTCGGACTTGATCTTACTAGAAAGCTTACAGTAAGCTTCTTTGGACAGAATGAAGATTTCGAATCATATCTTGCAGGTGTTGCAGTATAA
- the asnA gene encoding aspartate--ammonia ligase, producing MEKLKLPKEYHSELSLHDTQVAIKTVKDFFQSMLSARLNLQRVSAPLFVDPTSGLNDNLNGVERPVAFDILNDKDHTGEIVQSLAKWKRFALKKYGFNIEEGLYTDMNAIRRDEETDNIHSIFVDQWDWEKVIRKEDRNLDYLKETVRQVYKILRKTEKFLSIQYDYIEEILPHDIFFITTQELEDMFPEYTPKEREYYITKAKGAVCIMKIGDKLASGEPHDGRAPDYDDWELNADILVYYPVLDIALELSSMGIRVDENSLKSQLEKAGCTDRAKLPFQKAILDKELPYTIGGGIGQSRICMFFLRKAHIGEVQSSLWPLETEKACAENGIQLL from the coding sequence ATGGAGAAACTTAAACTTCCAAAAGAGTATCATTCCGAGCTTAGTCTCCATGATACACAGGTTGCTATCAAAACAGTCAAAGACTTTTTCCAGAGCATGCTCTCAGCACGCCTTAATCTTCAGCGTGTATCAGCTCCTCTGTTTGTAGATCCTACATCAGGCCTTAATGATAACCTCAATGGTGTTGAACGTCCTGTAGCATTCGATATCCTCAATGATAAGGATCATACAGGTGAGATAGTTCAGTCACTTGCCAAGTGGAAGAGATTCGCTCTTAAGAAATACGGCTTTAATATAGAAGAAGGTCTCTATACAGATATGAATGCTATCCGCCGCGATGAAGAGACTGACAACATTCATTCTATATTCGTAGATCAGTGGGACTGGGAGAAGGTTATCCGCAAGGAAGACCGTAATCTTGACTATCTCAAGGAGACAGTACGCCAGGTTTACAAGATCCTTAGAAAGACTGAAAAGTTCCTTTCTATCCAGTACGACTATATCGAAGAGATCCTGCCTCATGATATCTTCTTTATAACAACTCAGGAACTTGAAGATATGTTCCCTGAATACACTCCCAAGGAACGTGAATACTACATCACCAAGGCCAAAGGTGCTGTATGCATCATGAAGATCGGCGATAAACTTGCATCAGGCGAGCCTCACGATGGACGTGCTCCTGACTATGATGACTGGGAACTTAATGCAGATATCCTTGTATACTATCCTGTACTTGATATCGCACTTGAGCTTTCATCCATGGGTATCCGTGTAGATGAGAACTCACTTAAATCTCAGCTTGAGAAGGCAGGCTGCACAGATCGTGCTAAGCTTCCTTTCCAGAAAGCAATCCTTGATAAGGAACTTCCTTATACTATCGGTGGTGGTATCGGACAGTCACGTATATGTATGTTCTTCCTGCGCAAGGCACATATAGGTGAAGTTCAGAGCTCTCTATGGCCACTTGAGACCGAGAAAGCCTGCGCAGAGAACGGAATTCAGCTCTTATAA